A DNA window from Camelina sativa cultivar DH55 chromosome 13, Cs, whole genome shotgun sequence contains the following coding sequences:
- the LOC104734418 gene encoding protein IQ-DOMAIN 14-like, producing the protein MAKRRSWFGWMKRLFICEAKATAEKKPRRLRWVFRRLKLRQQIATCGQETRTLNEATQDQRKHAVNVAIATAAAAEAAVAAAKAAAEVVRMAGNAFTSQHFVKKRDPNLAAIKIQSAFRAYLARKALRALKALVRLQAIVRGRAVRRKVSTLLKSSPSNKASKSSITKRNTERKHWSKTNSEIKEELKVSKHLICNSKVECHGWDSSALTKEDIKAIWLRKQEGVIKRDRMLKYSRSNRERRNPQMLLESLYSKDMGMRSCRLEHWGESKSAKSINSFLIPSEMLVPTKVKLRTLQRQDSGDGQDSPFSFPRRSFSRLEQSVLEEESWFQRSNGFQPYMSVTESAREKMRSLSTPRQRVGLDSWFDNNYKKDGDKVSLWSSFVCENSNTKKSSLTTCQQNC; encoded by the exons ATGGCGAAGCGGAGGTCTTGGTTTGGTTGGATGAAAAGACTATTCATCTGCGAGGCGAAAGCAACAGCAGAGaag AAGCCAAGGAGATTGAGATGGGTGTTTAGAAGGCTGAAGCTGAGACAACAGATTGCAACTTGTGGGCAAGAGACGAGGACTTTGAACGAAGCAACACAGGATCAGAGAAAGCATGCTGTGAATGTAGCCATAGCCACTGCTGCAGCAGCTGAGGCGGCGGTTGCAGCCGCCAAGGCAGCTGCTGAGGTTGTCCGGATGGCGGGAAACGCCTTCACGTCACAACACTTTGTCAAGAAACGCGACCCCAATTTGGCTGCTATCAAGATTCAGAGTGCCTTCAGGGCTTATCTG GCAAGGAAAGCGTTGCGGGCGCTGAAGGCACTTGTAAGGCTTCAAGCAATTGTGCGTGGCCGAGCTGTTAGGCGAAAGGTTTCTACTTTATTGAAATCTTCACCCTCCAACAAAGCTTCAAAGTCAAGCATCACCAAGAGAAATACAGAGAGAAAGCATTGGTCCAAGACCAACTCTGAGATCAAAGAAGAACTTAAAGTATCAAAACATTTGATCTGTAACTCAAAGGTCGAGTGCCATGGTTGGGACAGTAGCGCTCTCACGAAGGAAGACATCAAAGCCATATGGTTGAGGAAGCAAGAAGGTGTGATCAAGCGTGATCGGATGCTAAAATACTCCCGCTCCAATCGG GAGAGAAGGAATCCTCAAATGCTTCTGGAGTCACTGTACAGTAAAGATATGGGGATGAGAAGCTGTAGATTGGAACATTGGGGTGAATCCAAGTCTGCAAAATCCATAAACTCATTTCTCATTCCAAGTGAAATGCTTGTTCCTACAAAAGTGAAGCTTAGAACTCTGCAGAGACAAGACTCTGGTGATGGACAAGACTCTCCGTTTTCTTTCCCGAGGAGATCTTTCAGCCGTCTGGAGCAGAGTGTACTGGAGGAAGAGAGCTGGTTTCAAAGATCCAATGGTTTCCAGCCTTACATGAGTGTAACAGAGTCTGCAAGGGAAAAGATGAGATCACTGAGCACACCGAGGCAACGTGTAGGGCTGGATTCTTGGTTTGATAACAACTACAAGAAGGATGGGGATAAAGTCTCTCTCTGGTCTTCTTTTGTCTGTGAAAATAGTAACACAAAGAAGTCGTCTCTGACCACATGTCAACAGAATTGTTAA
- the LOC104734420 gene encoding uncharacterized protein LOC104734420, whose translation MGTSNWRRQKPRYNNNSNHNYIHQRATTTMTTLSSSKPPLANCNLSVPAWEKDFCAVIGSVPWWKVVEAKRFMHLYDRVVQWDDSAGEDAFNSAKSRFYAEINGFTCDLSLPDPDVYIDDVDWDAEVDAELIIDLERGPDLIPEDKEEHVVILDGLVLSGQYGGLGWGTGWGDAEGINEDNVGIGKPENSWDDQKCDGWNEDSWGIKENTESWDQNNNNNNSFQTESWDQKYNINNNSFKTESWDQKNNINNNSFNQNSRDQERESRGWRKRGEVRYGGDRVEDCRWRNGRGRSRGAFQQHSSGWGWTESF comes from the exons ATGGGTACTAGTAATTGGAGAAGACAAAAACCCAGATACAACAACAATTCTAATCATAATTATATTCATCAACGAgcgacgacgacgatgacgacTCTATCTTCTTCTAAGCCGCCTCTTG CTAATTGTAACCTCTCTGTTCCGGCGTGGGAGAAAGATTTCTGTGCTGTGATTGGTTCGGTTCCGTGGTGGAAAGTTGTAGAGGCGAAGCGGTTTATGCACTTATACGATAGAGTGGTCCAATGGGATGACTCAGCTGGGGAAGACGCATTCAATAGCGCTAAATCCCGGTTCTATGCAGAGATTAATGGTTTTACTTGTGACTTATCTTTGCCTGATCCTGATGTCTACATTGATGATGTTGATTGGGATGCTGAAGTTGACGCCGAGCTGATTATTGACCTTGAACGTGGTCCAGACCTTATACCAGAAGATAAAGAAGAGCATGTTGTGATTCTCGATGGTTTGGTCTTGTCTGGACAGTATGGTGGGCTCGGTTGGGGTACTGGTTGGGGAGACGCTGAAGGGATCAATGAGGATAATGTTGGAATTGGTAAACCTGAAAACTCATGGGATGATCAGAAGTGTGATGGATGGAATGAAGATTCTTGGGGGATAAAGGAGAACACTGAATCTTGGGatcagaacaacaacaacaacaacagcttcCAAACCGAATCTTGGGATCAAAAgtacaacatcaacaacaacagcttcaAAACCGAATCTTGGGATCAAaagaacaacatcaacaacaacagcttTAACCAGAACAGTAGggatcaagaaagagagagcagAGGgtggagaaagagaggagaagtGCGGTATGGAGGAGATCGAGTTGAGGATTGTCGATGGAGGAATGGGAGAGGGAGAAGCAGAGGCGCGTTTCAACAACATTCAAGTGGTTGGGGTTGGACTGAATCTTTCTAA
- the LOC104737826 gene encoding uncharacterized protein LOC104737826, with product METVVVKQGKDLVFGSNERFQIEXGGSRGHDDLGSPVREENETAVSQTILRDNKDITKVLPAKNLEETKLTCEASSSVSIDMKSVEALESITDASVCYNNLAVEEEVDGLLLGSLIEEEEKKGDPDHEKQNLSTWRNLIQKHMVMRDNSEANRYETEQEHKWSYGTDQMTGIEDGNAAAVKSIQLAFETILSEIPDSSSDEEIDSESSNSLKEEKEHQGETKKSWNSLRKVIHLKRFVKSLEKVQVFNLKKLRILPVESAFEAENVFLRHQPIMEGRRTEGDELMLDYALRQAISRLAPVQRKKVELLVQAFDTVLDGHDTPKQTTTSGTTPRINDDDETGEEGKTNLEEECEVKKDEKKIKNVFARFQIHQKDLKGEEEVDSTPKESRNLPASIRNVKQGIVIEKEKDSRMWKLIYKHMVTEKEGTDSTNGETVASVEDECDDEAGGLQIDARRSGTVTLVREALEKILSEIPDNSSDDQSMDSDITMDQTLSERNSQVSEEHVSSAREGAFKPKSNEKRVKGWNNVKKVILLKRFVSDLGSLTRLSPKTPRVLPWEPDPETEKIRLRHQEIGGKRNSEEWMLDYALRQAISTLAPSQKRKVSLLAQAFDTISLQDMGSGSTPGSAATSRNISRQSSISSTVVHNENEGNAEILRGRLRNLQEDLKESTKLDGVANDFEEKQQCSGLWRLLCRQMEDNERNQALPEETRKEVEEEESKDDTKVDGEKMELYQTEAVELLGEVIDGISLEESQDQNLIQEEETKQKSGTLQVSKVRIDRWSNLKKAILLRRFVKALENVRKFNPREPRFLPPNPEVEAEKVNLRHQETQNKRNGDEWMVDNALQGVVSKLTPARKLKVQLLVQAFETLSAEN from the exons ATGGAAACAGTGGTTGTGAAACAGGGGAAGGATCTTGTGTTCGGCTCGAACGAGCGGTTCCAAATCGAGNATGGTGGTTCTAGAGGTCATGATGATCTTGGAAGTCCCGTAAGAGAAGAGAACGAAACAGCAGTCTCGCAAACGATCTTAAGAGACAATAAAGACATTACAAAAGTTTTACCAGCAAAGAAtcttgaagaaacaaagttaACTTGTGAAGCATCATCCTCCGTGTCTATTGATATGAAATCTGTTGAAGCTTTGGAATCAATAACAGATGCAAGTGTATGTTATAATAATCTTGCTGTGGAGGAAGAAGTAGATGGGTTGCTTTTGGGTTCattgatagaagaagaagagaagaaaggagatCCTGATCATGAAAAGCAAAATCTTTCTAC ATGGAGGAACCTTATACAGAAGCACATGGTCATGAGAGACAACAGCGAGGCAAATCGTTATGAAACTGAGCAAGAACACAAGTGGTCATATGGAACTGATCAGATGACTGGAATTGAAGATGGTAATGCTGCAGCAGTGAAGTCGATTCAGCTAGCATTTGAAACGATTCTCTCCGAGATACCTGACTCATCATCCGACGAAGAGATTGATTCAGAATCATCTAACTCTCTtaaagaggagaaagaacaTCAAGGAGAGACCAAGAAGAGCTGGAACAGCCTGAGAAAGGTTATACATTTAAAAAGATTTGTGAAAAGCTTAGAGAAAGTACAGGTTTTTAATCTGAAAAAGCTGCGAATTCTACCTGTTGAATCTGCATTTGAGGCAGAAAATGTATTCCTGAGACACCAACCAATAATGGAGGGAAGAAGAACAGAGGGAGATGAACTGATGCTAGATTATGCTCTTAGACAAGCTATATCAAGATTGGCTCCTGTACAGAGAAAGAAGGTCGAACTCCTTGTGCAGGCCTTTGATACAGTTCTTGATGGCCATGATACTCCTAAACAAACCACGACCAGTGGTACCACCCCTAGgatcaatgatgatgatgaaactggcgaagaaggaaaaacaaatctagaGGAAGAATGTGAAGTTAagaaagatgagaagaagattaaaaatgTCTTTGCAAGATTTCAAATACATCAAAAAGACTTGAAAGGAGAAGAGGAGGTTGATTCTACGCCGAAGGAATCCAGAAATTTGCCTGCTTCTATCAGAAATGTCAAGCAGGGAATTGtgattgagaaagagaaagattcGAGAATGTGGAAACTCATCTATAAACACATGGTAACGGAGAAAGAAGGAACTGATTCTACAAATGGTGAAACAGTGGCTTCAGTTGAAGATGAATGTGATGATGAGGCTGGTGGTCTTCAGATTGATGCTAGAAGAAGCGGAACAGTTACACTTGTTAGAGAAGCGCTTGAGAAGATTCTGTCTGAAATCCCGGATAACTCATCTGATGATCAATCTATGGACAGTGACATAACTATGGATCAAACACTATCCGAAAGAAACTCTCAAGTTAGTGAAGAGCATGTTTCTTCAGCTAGGGAGGGCGCCTTCAAACCAAAGTCTAATGAGAAAAGAGTGAAAGGATGGAACAATGTGAAGAAAGTCATTCTTCTAAAGCGTTTTGTTAGCGATTTGGGAAGTCTAACAAGACTCAGCCCCAAGACACCTCGGGTTTTGCCTTGGGAACCTGATCCAGAAACAGAAAAGATCCGTTTGAGGCATCAGGAAATTGGAGGGAAGAGGAATTCAGAGGAATGGATGCTTGATTATGCTCTACGGCAAGCAATATCGACATTAGCACCGTctcagaaaagaaaagtttctcTTCTTGCACAAGCTTTCGACACTATAAGCTTACAAGATATGGGGAGTGGTTCAACCCCCGGTTCAGCAGCAACGTCAAGGAACATCTCGCGTCAATCCAGCATTTCTTCTACTGTGGTCCATAATGAAAATGAAGGTAATGCTGAGATTCTAAGAGGAAGATTGAGAAATCTACAAGAGGATCTCAAAGAGAGTACAAAACTTGATGGTGTAGCCAATGATTTTGAGGAGAAACAACAATGCTCGGGCTTGTGGCGATTATTATGCAGACAGATGGAAGACAATGAGAGAAACCAAGCATTGcctgaagaaacaagaaaagaagtggaagaagaagaatcaaaggaCGACACAAAAGTGGATGGTGAAAAGATGGAACTTTACCAAACTGAAGCAGTGGAGCTATTAGGAGAAGTCATAGATGGAATCTCTCTTGAAGAGAGTCAAGATCAGAACCtcatccaagaagaagaaacaaaacagaagagTGGAACTTTACAGGTCTCAAAAGTGAGGATTGACCGATGGAGCAACCTCAAAAAAGCAATTTTGCTTAGGAGATTCGTCAAAGCCTTAGAGAATGTAAGAAAATTCAACCCGAGAGAGCCTCGGTTCTTGCCTCCAAACCCCGAAGTTGAAGCTGAAAAAGTGAATCTACGGCATCAAGAAACTCAAAACAAGAGAAACGGGGATGAATGGATGGTCGATAACGCGCTTCAAGGAGTGGTTTCGAAGCTAACACCAGCTCGGAAACTTAAAGTTCAGTTATTGGTGCAAGCTTTTGAGACACTTTCAGCAGAGAACTGA
- the LOC104737827 gene encoding uncharacterized protein LOC104737827, with translation MSNPMMFSESSSKNSRRVHQRRDRKMWKKPIKISRLPSFGFSGSDFTVDQIPAIFSGYTAESEDSSSSSSSSEMSDDSRTYSKSSDENEHIDQESSRSVKRRAKLKSVSSMKVLRRQSTRKLHGGGQRLKKMRSLKRLTSNSTHKNLDSISRDGFGLLKPHYLRPTSSSASKNIESNQKNLGVARLKRIASLRYNGLLKATCSSAMKGSSSKKSNDVCTYRYCSLHGRRHSHATDNNVGVPSLKRFVSMRRKFMKRQNSVNRRLVLLKRTLSRKRGPLGGGIVTDQESKEVDDNADGESNEEVFEEEVSSSENGGDNSESNGRSSETVMVDVEVNEEGGMVSMDTVASANKQWVQESKTEIMDDSDGIINKDLKENAAQWHNICEQTVMGLDHEEVKSEETVGDNEKVFREGSSLEMREEDGKKTVGDNNEEVFREGSFGEMREEDVKKTVDVWNETVSLVKQAFDEILAEITDDDSSDDTSVTKDEPLEDGLPKEDDVGADSSDSSSSDMHPTEGRDNHLSVIVSAFHMESDHQRGPKKWTYLKRVILLKRFLKSLDRREKRKLSNGEDRETIMRLRRELVGERKNAEEWIRRAYRAVSTILGASLSCWALHGA, from the exons ATGTCAAATCCGATGATGTTCTCGGAGAGCTCAAGTAAAAACAGCAGAAGAGTTCATCAAAGGAGAGACAGGAAGATGTGGAAGAAACCCATCAAGATTTCTAGACTGCCCAGTTTTGGATTCTCCGGTTCCGACTTCACTGTTGATCAGATTCCGGCCATCTTCTCCGGCTACACTGCCGAGTctgaagattcttcttcttcttcttcttcttctgagatgTCTGATGATTCCAGAACTTACTCTAAATCATCTGATGAGAACGAACATATTGACCAG GAAAGTTCAAGATCGGTGAAAAGACGAGCGAAATTGAAGAGTGTTTCAAGTATGAAGGTTCTTAGGAGACAGTCAACGAGGAAACTACATGGAGGAGGACAGAgactgaagaagatgagatctTTGAAGCGTTTAACTTCAAATTCTACACACAAGAATCTCGATTCAATATCTAGGGATGGTTTTGGATTGTTAAAGCCTCATTACTTGAGACCAACGAGCTCTTCTGCTTCTAAGAATATAGAAAGTAATCAGAAGAATCTTGGAGTGGCTCGGTTGAAGAGAATAGCAAGCTTAAGATACAATGGGTTGCTTAAAGCTACGTGTTCTTCAGCTATGAAAGGTTCTTCTTCTAAGAAGAGTAATGATGTTTGCACTTATAGGTATTGTTCTCTCCACGGTAGGCGTCATAGCCACGCTACGGATAACAATGTTGGTGTTCCGTCTCTGAAACGGTTTGTGTCGATGAGGAGGAAGTTTATGAAGAGGCAGAATAGTGTGAACCGGCGTTTGGTGTTGTTGAAGCGGACTTTGAGTAGAAAGAGAGGGCCTTTAGGCGGTGGGATTGTGACTGATCAAGAGTCAAAGGAGGTGGATGATAATGCAGATGGGGAATCTAATGAAGAGGTGTTTGAAGAAGAGGTTTCTAGCTCGGAGAACGGTGGAGACAATTCAGAATCGAATGGAAGATCTAGTGAGACAGTAATGGTAGATGTTGAGGTTAATGAGGAAGGAGGTATGGTATCAATGGACACTGTTGCATCAGCTAATAAACAATGGGTTCAGGAATCTAAAACAGAGATTATGGATGATTCAGATGGAATCATTAACAAAGATTTGAAGGAAAACGCTGCACAATGGCACAATATATGTGAGCAAACTGTGATGGGTCTCGATCATGAGGAAGTGAAGAGTGAGGAAACTGTGGGAGATAATGAGAAAGTTTTCAGAGAAGGTTCCTCTCTAGAAATGAGAGAAGAGGATGGAAAGAAAACTGTGGGAGATAATAATGAAGAAGTTTTTAGAGAAGGTTCCTTTGGAGAAATGAGAGAAGAGGATGTAAAGAAAACAGTAGATGTATGGAATGAAACTGTATCGCTTGTTAAGCAAGCGTTTGATGAGATACTTGCGGAAATCACTGATGATGACTCATCCGATGATACTTCTGTTACAAAAGATGAACCTTTAGAGGATGGATTGccaaaagaagatgatgtagGAGCTGATTCGAGTGATTCATCTAGCTCGGATATGCATCCTACTGAAGGAAGGGACAACCATTTGTCTGTGATTGTTTCTGCTTTTCATATGGAATCTGATCATCAGAGAGGTCCCAAGAAGTGGACTTACTTGAAAAGGGTAATTCTTCTCAAGAGGTTTCTCAAGTCGTTGGATCGAAGAGAGAAGCGTAAGTTGTCTAATGGTGAAGACAGAGAAACAATAATGCGGTTGAGAAGAGAGTTGGTTGGGGAGAGGAAGAATGCAGAAGAATGGAT aagaagagcataCCGAGCCGTCTCCACCATCTTGGGAGCTTCTCTGTCTTGTTGGGCCTTACATGGAGCCTGA